The genomic region CTCCTATTTTGTGATTAATTCCCGTATAAAACAAAATCCTTTCTGTGGTAGTTGTCTTTCCTGCATCAATATGTGCTGCAATTCCTATATTTCTTGTATAATTTAAGTCTTTTTCCATAATAAATAACTAAAATCTAAAATGCGAAAAGGCTTTATTGGATTCAGCCATTTTGTGAATATTTTCTTTTCTTTTAATAGCTTCTCCTTGTTCTTTAAAAGCATCCCATATTTCAGAAGCTAACTTATTTGCCATAGTTTTTTCTTTTCTAATAGATGCGCAAGATATCAACAATTTCATTGCTTTTGTCATTTTGCTATTAGAGGAAATAGGAACAGGAACTTGAATATTAGATCCTCCCATCCGACGAGTTCTCACTTCTACATGAGGCATTACATTTTTTAATCCATCTTTCCATATTTCTAATGCTGATTTTTCTTCTCTTTCTTTTATTAAATCTATTTTTTTCATAGCATTATAAAATATTTTATATGCCACGTTTTTTTTTCCATTTTTCATCAAATGATTGACAAAACGTGTAACAAGTGGATCATTGAATTTTGGATCTGGCAAATATATTTTCTCTTTATTTTTTACTTTTCTCATTAATTCAACCTTTTTTAGGTAATTTAGCTCCATATTTACTTCTGCTTTTTTTTCTTCCACTGACTCCTGCTGTATCACGAGCACCTCGCACAATTTTGTACTTTACTCCTGGCAAATCTTTCACTCTCCCTCCTTTAACCAATACTATTGAATGTTCTTGAAGATTATGACCTTCTCCTGTTATATAACTAATAACTTCTCTTCCATTTGTAAATCTAACACGAGCTACTTTTCTCATAGCTGAATTTGGTTTTTTGGGTGTCGTAGTATAAACCCTAGTACAAACTCCTCTTCTTTGAGGACAAAATTCCAATGCAATAGATTTCCTTTTTTTAGAAACAGAAGTACGACCTTTTCTAATTAATTGTTGTATAGTAGGCATATTCTATATTTAGAACGCAAATTATGCTATTTAATAAAAAAATACAACTAAATCAATAAATTAACATCAAAAATTGTCAATATTAATTTTTTTGTTTTGAAAAGGATCCTCTTCGAATGATTGAATATTAAGTTCTTTGTAAATATAACGAAAAGTAGAAAGTAAACAAGGAAATCCATCTACAATAGCTATGTTATGTTCATAATGAGCAGATATTTTATTATCTAAAGTAGTAATTGTCCATTCATCTTTGTGAAAAGAAATTTCTGAAGAACCTAAATTAACCATGGGTTCTACAGAAAGCACCAATCCATTTTTTAATGGAAATCCTTTTCCTTTTTTTCCGAAGTTAGGAACTTGAGGTTCTTCATGCATTTCTTTACCTAACCCATGACCTACAAGATCTTTTACAACATTGTATCCATTCTTTTCAATATAAGATTGTATAGAATAACCTATATCTCCAATATGATTTCCGATTAAACATTTGGAAATTCCAATATAAAGAGATTTTTTGGAACAATTGAGAAATTTTTTTATATCGTTAGAAACAGTTCCAACTTCAAAAGTGTAAGCATGTTCTCCATAGAACCCATTCATATAAACACCACAATCTATAGACAAGATGTCTCCTTCACACAAAGGAGATTCATTAGGAATTCCATGGACTACTTGATGATTTGGAGAAACACATAAAGTATTTGGAAAATCATATAATCCTAAAAAAGCTGGTTTTCCTCCGTGATCACGAATAAAACCTTCTGCAAGTTTATCTAAATAAAGAGTATTTACCCCAGGTTTAACTTCTTTAGCTAACATTCCTAATGTTCTAGAAGCTAAAAAAGCACTTTTTTTGATTAATATTATTTCTTCAATAGTTTTTAACTGTATCAAAACACAATTATTTTTTTCGATATTTTCTAATAATAGAAGTTCCACTCATAACATGAGGAATAGGTAATTCCATTAATTGAAGTATGGTAGGGGCTAAATCGGGTAAAGAACCTTTATTTTTTAGCAATATATTTTGTTTTTTGATGTCTTGATCTAAAAGAATAAAAGGGACTAAAGATGTCGTATGAGCAGTATTAGGACTTCCATCGGGATTAATCATGTAATCTGCATTTCCATGATCTCCCACTATAATAACTGTGTATGAATTTTTTATTGCTTCTTCAGAACAAAATTTTGTATATTGATCAACATATTCACAAGCTTTTATTGTCTCTTTCATTTTTCCAGTATGGCCTACCATGTCTGGATTCGCAAAATTTAAACAAATAAAATCTGAGTTTTTTCTTTTTAATTCGGGAATAATTTTTTTTACAATATTTTTTGCGCTCATTTCAGGTTTTAAATCATAAGTAGAGACTTTAGGAGACTCACATAGAATTCTAGTTTCTTTATCAAAAGGGATTTCTCTTCCTCCCGAGAAAAAAAAAGTAACATGTGGATATTTTTCTGTTTCTGCTATACGAATCTGTTTTTTCCCTTCTTTTTCCAAAATTTCGCCTAATGTTTCTGTCAAACACTCTTTTTCAAAAAGAACATAAATATCTTTATATTTTGAATTAAAACAGGTCATAGTAATGTAATCAGATAAATTTAACTTTTTTATATCTGAAAAAGAATTATATCCAATAAAAAGTTCTGTGATTTGTCTAGAACGGTCTGGTCGGAAGTTAAAACAAAAAACAACATCTCCATCTTCTATTCTTGAAACAGGATTTTCTTGATTATCAGTAATTATTAAAGGAGGTAAAAACTCATCTGTCACTCCATTTTTATATAATTCTTCTATAGAAGAAAAGACATTTTTAGTATAAAAACCTTTTGAATAAACCATTGCATTATATGCTTTTTTAGTTCTTTCCCATCTATGATCTCGATCCATTGAATAATATCTTCCAATAACAGAAGATAATTTTCCAACGTATTTTCTAGTTTTTTTTAGAAGTTCTTCAATGTAAGAAATACTATTTTTTGGTGAAGAATCTCTACCATCTGTGAACACATGTATAAAAACATCTTTTATTCCTTTTTCATAAGCTATTTTAAGTAAAGCAAAAAGATGATTCATGTGTGAATGGACTCCTCCATCAGATAATAATCCAATAAAGTGGATTTTTTTTCTGGATAAATAAATTTTATCAAAAATAGTGCTTACCTTTTTTTTGAAAAATCCACTTTCAATAGATGCATTTATTTTTTCTAAACTTTGAATAACTTTTCTTCCAGATCCTAAACTTATATGACCTACTTCAGAATTTCCCATTTGTCCTTTTGGTAACCCTACATAAGATCCTGAAGCTTCCAATTTGCTAAAAGGATAATTATTACAACAATAATTAATAAATGGTGTGTTAGCTTGTTCTATAGCAGAAGAAGATAAATTTATAGAAGAAGAAATTCCCCAACCATCCAAAATTATCAACATTAGTTTTTTCATCCAAATTATTTTATCATTAAATTAAATACTTACTCTTTTGAAGAGATTTATTTTTATATTTTTATTAAATTTATTCAAATACTCCTGAATATTTATTTTATTATCCTTTATAAATTTCTGACTCATAAGAGTATTGTTTAAAATAAATTTTTTAATTTTTCCTTGGATGATCTTTTTCTCCATATTTTCTGATTTCCCTTTTTTTTTCACTTGATTTTTGATGATATCTATTTCTTTTTTCATTAGTAAATCTGGTATTTCAGACTCATTTATAGCTATAGGATTCATAGCAGTAATATGCATTGCTATATTTCTAGCTACAGATATATTTATTTCAGAAGAAAATCCAACTAATGTTGCAATTTTATGATTGTTGTGAGTATAATCTATGACAAATGGAGAATCTATTTTTTCAAAAATTTTTAATTCTAATCTTTCTCCCGATACACCCATATGACTAATAATCATTTCCTTAACAGTTTTTTTTTCATGGAAAAAACTGGATAAAAAATCTTCTTTAGTATGACATGTTAAAGACTTCTTAGATAGTATAGATAAAAAACTTAAAAATTCATAACTCTTAGATAAAAAATCAGTTTCACAACTAAGACCTATAATTGTTCCAGAAGAATAATCAGAATTTATAGAAGAAATAAGTGCTCCATCTTTTATTTGAAAGTGAGATCGATTAATTGCTATTTCTTCTCCCTTTTTTCTTAAAATAAGAATAGCTTCATCTATATTTCCTTTGGAATCAATCAAAGCTTTTTTGCAATCCATTACTCCAACCCCTGTCATTTTTCTAAGTTTTTTGATTTGAAATGCAGAAATTTTCATAATTTTTTATTTGTATAATTTTTTTCTTCTTTGCTGATTTCAATTCCATTTTGAATGGCTTCTGTAACAAATTTTAAAATAATATTTATAGATTTTGATGAATCGTCATTAGAAGGAATAGGATATTGAATTCCATTAGGATCAGTATTAGTATCAACCATAGCAAATATAGGTATTCTCAATTTTTGAGCTTCTGTTAATGCTATTTTCTCCTTATTTGGATCCACTAAAAAAATACCACCTGGTATATGACTCATGTTTGAAATACTTCCTAAGTTCTTATGTAATTTTTCATACAATCGACTAATT from Blattabacterium cuenoti harbors:
- the tsf gene encoding translation elongation factor Ts, which translates into the protein MKISAFQIKKLRKMTGVGVMDCKKALIDSKGNIDEAILILRKKGEEIAINRSHFQIKDGALISSINSDYSSGTIIGLSCETDFLSKSYEFLSFLSILSKKSLTCHTKEDFLSSFFHEKKTVKEMIISHMGVSGERLELKIFEKIDSPFVIDYTHNNHKIATLVGFSSEINISVARNIAMHITAMNPIAINESEIPDLLMKKEIDIIKNQVKKKGKSENMEKKIIQGKIKKFILNNTLMSQKFIKDNKINIQEYLNKFNKNIKINLFKRVSI
- the gpmI gene encoding 2,3-bisphosphoglycerate-independent phosphoglycerate mutase, encoding MKKLMLIILDGWGISSSINLSSSAIEQANTPFINYCCNNYPFSKLEASGSYVGLPKGQMGNSEVGHISLGSGRKVIQSLEKINASIESGFFKKKVSTIFDKIYLSRKKIHFIGLLSDGGVHSHMNHLFALLKIAYEKGIKDVFIHVFTDGRDSSPKNSISYIEELLKKTRKYVGKLSSVIGRYYSMDRDHRWERTKKAYNAMVYSKGFYTKNVFSSIEELYKNGVTDEFLPPLIITDNQENPVSRIEDGDVVFCFNFRPDRSRQITELFIGYNSFSDIKKLNLSDYITMTCFNSKYKDIYVLFEKECLTETLGEILEKEGKKQIRIAETEKYPHVTFFFSGGREIPFDKETRILCESPKVSTYDLKPEMSAKNIVKKIIPELKRKNSDFICLNFANPDMVGHTGKMKETIKACEYVDQYTKFCSEEAIKNSYTVIIVGDHGNADYMINPDGSPNTAHTTSLVPFILLDQDIKKQNILLKNKGSLPDLAPTILQLMELPIPHVMSGTSIIRKYRKK
- the rpsL gene encoding 30S ribosomal protein S12, which produces MPTIQQLIRKGRTSVSKKRKSIALEFCPQRRGVCTRVYTTTPKKPNSAMRKVARVRFTNGREVISYITGEGHNLQEHSIVLVKGGRVKDLPGVKYKIVRGARDTAGVSGRKKSRSKYGAKLPKKG
- the map gene encoding type I methionyl aminopeptidase, with the protein product MIQLKTIEEIILIKKSAFLASRTLGMLAKEVKPGVNTLYLDKLAEGFIRDHGGKPAFLGLYDFPNTLCVSPNHQVVHGIPNESPLCEGDILSIDCGVYMNGFYGEHAYTFEVGTVSNDIKKFLNCSKKSLYIGISKCLIGNHIGDIGYSIQSYIEKNGYNVVKDLVGHGLGKEMHEEPQVPNFGKKGKGFPLKNGLVLSVEPMVNLGSSEISFHKDEWTITTLDNKISAHYEHNIAIVDGFPCLLSTFRYIYKELNIQSFEEDPFQNKKINIDNF
- the rpsG gene encoding 30S ribosomal protein S7, with amino-acid sequence MRKVKNKEKIYLPDPKFNDPLVTRFVNHLMKNGKKNVAYKIFYNAMKKIDLIKEREEKSALEIWKDGLKNVMPHVEVRTRRMGGSNIQVPVPISSNSKMTKAMKLLISCASIRKEKTMANKLASEIWDAFKEQGEAIKRKENIHKMAESNKAFSHFRF